In a genomic window of Oreochromis aureus strain Israel breed Guangdong linkage group 13, ZZ_aureus, whole genome shotgun sequence:
- the tial1 gene encoding nucleolysin TIAR isoform X2, with the protein MDARVVKDMTTGKSKGYGFVSFYNKLDAENAIINMSGQWLGGRQIRTNWATRKPPAPKSIQDNGSKQLRFDDVVNQSSPQNCTVYCGGIQSGLSEHLMRQTFSPFGQIMEVRVFPEKGYSFIRFSSHDSAAHAIVSVNGTVIEGHVVKCFWGKESPDMAKSPQQVDYSQWGQWNQVYGNPQQQQQQQQQQYGQYVTNGWQMPSYNMYGQTWNQQGFGVEQSQSTAWMGGFGSPSAQAAAPPGTVMSSLANFGMAGYQTQ; encoded by the exons AT GGATGCCCGAGTTGTGAAGGACATGACGACAGGCAAATCAAAGGGGTATGGATTTGTGTCCTTCTACAACAAACTG GATGCAGAGAATGCCATTATTAACATGTCGGGACAGTGGCTCGGAGGGCGCCAAATCAGGACTAACTGGGCTACGCGCAAACCTCCAGCTCCTAAGAGCATTCAGGACA atgGTTCAAAGCAGCTGAGGTTCGATGACGTAGTGAATCAATCCAGTCCACAGAACTGCACTGTGTACTGTGGAGGGATCCAATCAGGGCTATCAG AACATCTAATGCGACAGACCTTCTCACCATTCGGTCAGATAATGGAAGTCAGGGTTTTCCCGGAGAAAGGATATTCTTTCATCAG GTTTTCCTCCCATGACAGTGCTGCCCATGCCATTGTTTCAGTAAACGGCACAGTCATTGAAGGACACGTAGTGAAGTGCTTCTGGGGCAAAGAATCACCCGACATGGCAAAAAGCCCACAGCAG GTTGATTACAGTCAGTGGGGACAGTGGAACCAGGTCTATGGGAatccgcagcagcagcagcagcagcagcagcagcagtatggGCAGTATGTGACCAATGGGTGGCAAATGCCCTCTTACAACATGTATGGCCAGACATGGAACCAGCAAGGATTTGGAGTAGA GCAGTCCCAGTCAACAGCCTGGATGGGAGGCTTTGGATCTCCATCAGCCCAGGCTGCAGCCCCGCCTGGAACAGTCATGTCCAGCCTAGCCAACTTCGGCATGGCTGGCTACCAGACGCAGTGA
- the tial1 gene encoding nucleolysin TIAR isoform X1 gives MDDETHPRTLYVGNLSRDVTEILILQLFTQIGPCKSCKMITEHTSNDPYCFVEFFEHRDAAAALAAMNGRKILGKEVKVNWATTPSSQKKDTSNHFHVFVGDLNPEITTEDVRVAFAPFGKISDARVVKDMTTGKSKGYGFVSFYNKLDAENAIINMSGQWLGGRQIRTNWATRKPPAPKSIQDNGSKQLRFDDVVNQSSPQNCTVYCGGIQSGLSEHLMRQTFSPFGQIMEVRVFPEKGYSFIRFSSHDSAAHAIVSVNGTVIEGHVVKCFWGKESPDMAKSPQQVDYSQWGQWNQVYGNPQQQQQQQQQQYGQYVTNGWQMPSYNMYGQTWNQQGFGVEQSQSTAWMGGFGSPSAQAAAPPGTVMSSLANFGMAGYQTQ, from the exons ATGGACGACGAAACCCACCCCAGAACCCT GTATGTGGGAAACCTCTCCAGGGATGTAACAGAAATTCTGATCCTGCAGCTCTTCACCCAGATAGGACCATGCAAAAGCTGTAAAATGATCACAGAG CACACGAGCAATGATCCCTATTGCTTTGTGGAGTTCTTTGAacacagagatgctgctgcAGCCCTTGCAGCCATGAATGGGAGGAAGATATTAGGAAAG GAGGTTAAAGTAAATTGGGCCACCACTCCAAGTAGCCAGAAGAAAGACACATCCA ATCACTTCCATGTTTTTGTGGGTGATTTGAATCCAGAGATTACTACTGAGGATGTCAGGGTTGCGTTTGCGCCATTTGGGAAAATATC GGATGCCCGAGTTGTGAAGGACATGACGACAGGCAAATCAAAGGGGTATGGATTTGTGTCCTTCTACAACAAACTG GATGCAGAGAATGCCATTATTAACATGTCGGGACAGTGGCTCGGAGGGCGCCAAATCAGGACTAACTGGGCTACGCGCAAACCTCCAGCTCCTAAGAGCATTCAGGACA atgGTTCAAAGCAGCTGAGGTTCGATGACGTAGTGAATCAATCCAGTCCACAGAACTGCACTGTGTACTGTGGAGGGATCCAATCAGGGCTATCAG AACATCTAATGCGACAGACCTTCTCACCATTCGGTCAGATAATGGAAGTCAGGGTTTTCCCGGAGAAAGGATATTCTTTCATCAG GTTTTCCTCCCATGACAGTGCTGCCCATGCCATTGTTTCAGTAAACGGCACAGTCATTGAAGGACACGTAGTGAAGTGCTTCTGGGGCAAAGAATCACCCGACATGGCAAAAAGCCCACAGCAG GTTGATTACAGTCAGTGGGGACAGTGGAACCAGGTCTATGGGAatccgcagcagcagcagcagcagcagcagcagcagtatggGCAGTATGTGACCAATGGGTGGCAAATGCCCTCTTACAACATGTATGGCCAGACATGGAACCAGCAAGGATTTGGAGTAGA GCAGTCCCAGTCAACAGCCTGGATGGGAGGCTTTGGATCTCCATCAGCCCAGGCTGCAGCCCCGCCTGGAACAGTCATGTCCAGCCTAGCCAACTTCGGCATGGCTGGCTACCAGACGCAGTGA
- the bag3 gene encoding BAG family molecular chaperone regulator 3, with product MSQYSTASNMNGMKTQSPILTMASNDNDPLPLGWEVKIDPQTGWPFFVDHNNRTTTWNDPRHDTKKVREVSANGPNIQPELSPQETQKTFVREMKHPILRPGYVPIPVYHEGAELRHQQQHPCYSYIQPSTAQNIRTDGRTPSPTPGLHCRPRSPLHGPSDSSSAEPGKTSSPVSQTPEAYTVTHHQPSRPSSTGLQSGYIPIPVIHEGGGGQTQVQLNPSVYSQRIPYPEHQQPFHRLQTDEWPGYSAAMQPPREQASPTLFPQHRDTASIHLPPHIRSQSPVISQVMGERPQVQQHILTREPPQKMEQEQQSMQQKPENTQLPQPMHTEADVQKPQQPQHFQQPPPQQPQHFQQPPPQQPQQFQQPQQFQQAPPQTSPQPQQPEQPQHHSSDITVQIPPKPEPQDMKAFPPEVPPGKVEAGQAAQGPIHPGLAKVQQIVERVAKLEQEVKCFDGKKNDKKYLLLEELLTKELLALDSVDPEGRSDVRQARRDGVRRVQTILEELEQLEEPPARAASETVMEGQKGEPSMKENIEMTKETLQ from the exons ATGTCTCAGTACTCGACAGCCAGCAATATGAACGGCATGAAGACACAGTCACCGATACTGACCATGGCGAGTAATGACAACGACCCTCTCCCCCTCGGTTGGGAAGTAAAAATTGACCCTCAGACTGGATGGCCCTTCTTCGTGGACCACAACAACCGTACCACAACCTGGAATGACCCGAGACACGACACGAAAAAG GTTCGAGAAGTGTCAGCAAATGGACCCAACATACAGCCAGAACTAAGTCCTCAGGAGACACAGAAGACCTTTGTGAGGGAGATGAAGCACCCCATTCTTCGCCCAGGTTATGTTCCCATCCCAGTCTATCATGAGGGCGCAGAACTGAggcaccagcagcagcacccGTGTTATTCCTACATCCAGCCAAGCACTGCACAGAACATCCGGACAGATGGGCGGACACCTTCCCCAACGCCGGGGCTCCACTGCAGGCCTAGATCGCCTTTACATGGCCCGTCAGACAGCTCCTCCGCTGAGCCTGGAAAGACAAGCTCGCCTGTCTCACAGACACCAGAG gcTTATACTGTTACGCATCACCAACCTTCACGGCCCAGCAGCACCGGTCTCCAGTCTGGTTATATCCCTATACCAGTGATTCATGAGGGTGGAGGGGGACAAACACAGGTTCAATTAAATCCCTCAGTTTACTCTCAGCGCATCCCTTACCCAGAACATCAGCAGCCCTTCCATCGTCTTCAGACAGATGAATGGCCCGGCTACTCTGCTGCAATGCAGCCCCCCCGGGAACAGGCTTCGCCAACTCTGTTTCCTCAGCACCGCGATACTGCCTCCATTCATCTCCCTCCTCACATCAGAAGCCAGTCACCTGTTATATCACAAGTGATGGGAGAAAGGCCACAg GTTCAGCAGCATATCCTCACGAGAGAGCCGCCACAGAAAATGGAGCAGGAACAACAAAGCATGCAGCAGAAACCCGAGAACACGCAGCTCCCCCAGCCGATGCACACAGAAGCCGACGTCCAAAAGCCTCAGCAACCTCAACACTTCCAGCAGCCTCCACCTCAGCAGCCTCAACACTTCCAGCAGCCTCCACCTCAGCAACCTCAACAGTTCCAGCAGCCACAGCAGTTTCAGCAGGCACCACCTCAGACGTCTCCACAGCCTCAGCAACCTGAACAACCACAACACCACAGTTCAGACATCACAGTTCAAATACCTCCAAAACCAGAGCCCCAGGACATGAAAGCTTTTCCTCCGGAGGTCCCACCTGGAAAAGTAGAGGCTGGACAAGCTGCTCAGGGTCCCATCCACCCAGGCTTAGCTAAGGTACAGCAAATAGTGGAAAGAGTCGCTAAACTGGAGCAGGAGGTGAAGTGCTTTGATGGGAAGAAGAATGATAAGAAATACTTGTTACTGGAGGAGCTGCTCACCAAAGAGCTCTTAGCGCTGGACTCTGTCGACCCGGAGGGCCGTTCAGACGTACGGCAAGCGAGACGAGACGGAGTCCGTCGCGTCCAGACCATACTGGAAGAACTAGAGCAACTGGAGGAGCCGCCAGCCAGGGCTGCCAGTgagactgtgatggagggacAGAAAGGAGAGCCCAGCATGAAGGAGAACATTGAGATGACGAAGGAGACATTGCAATGA
- the tial1 gene encoding nucleolysin TIAR isoform X3: MTTGKSKGYGFVSFYNKLDAENAIINMSGQWLGGRQIRTNWATRKPPAPKSIQDNGSKQLRFDDVVNQSSPQNCTVYCGGIQSGLSEHLMRQTFSPFGQIMEVRVFPEKGYSFIRFSSHDSAAHAIVSVNGTVIEGHVVKCFWGKESPDMAKSPQQVDYSQWGQWNQVYGNPQQQQQQQQQQYGQYVTNGWQMPSYNMYGQTWNQQGFGVEQSQSTAWMGGFGSPSAQAAAPPGTVMSSLANFGMAGYQTQ; this comes from the exons ATGACGACAGGCAAATCAAAGGGGTATGGATTTGTGTCCTTCTACAACAAACTG GATGCAGAGAATGCCATTATTAACATGTCGGGACAGTGGCTCGGAGGGCGCCAAATCAGGACTAACTGGGCTACGCGCAAACCTCCAGCTCCTAAGAGCATTCAGGACA atgGTTCAAAGCAGCTGAGGTTCGATGACGTAGTGAATCAATCCAGTCCACAGAACTGCACTGTGTACTGTGGAGGGATCCAATCAGGGCTATCAG AACATCTAATGCGACAGACCTTCTCACCATTCGGTCAGATAATGGAAGTCAGGGTTTTCCCGGAGAAAGGATATTCTTTCATCAG GTTTTCCTCCCATGACAGTGCTGCCCATGCCATTGTTTCAGTAAACGGCACAGTCATTGAAGGACACGTAGTGAAGTGCTTCTGGGGCAAAGAATCACCCGACATGGCAAAAAGCCCACAGCAG GTTGATTACAGTCAGTGGGGACAGTGGAACCAGGTCTATGGGAatccgcagcagcagcagcagcagcagcagcagcagtatggGCAGTATGTGACCAATGGGTGGCAAATGCCCTCTTACAACATGTATGGCCAGACATGGAACCAGCAAGGATTTGGAGTAGA GCAGTCCCAGTCAACAGCCTGGATGGGAGGCTTTGGATCTCCATCAGCCCAGGCTGCAGCCCCGCCTGGAACAGTCATGTCCAGCCTAGCCAACTTCGGCATGGCTGGCTACCAGACGCAGTGA